One stretch of Manis pentadactyla isolate mManPen7 chromosome 10, mManPen7.hap1, whole genome shotgun sequence DNA includes these proteins:
- the TCF20 gene encoding transcription factor 20 isoform X2 produces the protein MQSFREQSSYHGNQQSYPQEAHGSSRIEEFSPRQAQMFQNFGGAGSGGGSSGSGRRGTAVAAAMASETSGHQGYQGFRKEAGDFYYMAGNKDPVATGTPQPPQRRPSGPVQSYGPPQGSSFGNQYGSEGHVGQFQAQHSTLGGVSHYQQDYAGPFSPGSAQYQQQASSQQQQQAQQLRQQLYQAHQSLPPAGQPASGSAHLQPMQRPSALPSSAAGYQLRVGQFGQHYQSSAASSSSSSSSFPSPQRFGQSGQSYDGSYSVNAGSQYEGHSAGSNSQAYGTQSNYSYQPQSMKNFEQAKIPQGTQQGQAQPQPPQPPQQHPPQHVMPYTNAAAKLPLQGQVGQYSQPEVPVRSPMQFHQNFSPISNPSPAASVVQSPSCSSTPSPLMQSGENLQCGQGSVPMGSRNRILQLMPQLSPTPSMMPSPNSHTAGFKGFGLEGVPEKRLTDPGLSSLSALSTQVANLPNTVQHMLLSDALTPQKKTSKRPSSSSKKADSCTNSEGSSQPEEQLKSPMAESLDGGCSSSSEDQGERVRQLSGQSTSSDTTYKGGASEKTGSSPGPGTQNEAPGLSASPAAREEATSPGAKDTPLSSEGNPKVNEKTVGVIVSREAMTSRVEKPGGQDKGSQEDDPAATQRPPSTGGAKEASHTSLSQPEPPGGGSKGNKSGDSNSNHSGEGNGQSGHSAVGPSFVGRTESSKSPGSLRYSYKDSFGSAMPRNVSGFPQYPTGQDKGDFTGHGERKGRNEKFPSLLQEVLQGYHHHPDRRYSRGAQEHQGITAGLEGATRPNVLVSQTNELASRGLLNKSIGSLLENPHWGPWERKPSSTAPEMKQINLADYPIPRKFEIDPQSSAHEPGGSLSERRSVICDISPLRQIVRDPGAHSLGHMGADTRLGRNERLNPSLSQSVILPGGLVSMETKLKSQSGQIKEEDFEQSKSQTSFNNKKSGEHCHPTSIKHESYRGNASPGAAAHDSISDYGPQDSRPTPMRRVPGRVGREGMRGRSPSQYHDFSEKLKMSPGRSRGPGGDPHHMNPHMAFSERANRSSLHAPFSSNSESLASAYHTNARAHAYGDPSAGLNSQLHYKRQMYQQQQEEYKDWGSSSAQGVIAAAQHRQEGPRKSPRQQQFLDRVRSPLKNDKDGMMYGPPMGTYHDPSGQEGGRCLLPTDGLSNKGIELKHGSQKLQQESCWDLSRQTSPAKSSGPPGMSTQKRYGPPHETDGHGLAESTQSSKPSNVMLRLPGQEDHSSQNPLIMRRRVRSFISPIPSKRQSQDVKNSNTEDKGRLLHPSKEGSDKAFNSYAHLSHSQDIKSLPKRESAKDLPSLDGRNCPAVTLTSPAKTKILPPRKGRGLKLEAIVQKITSPNIRRSASSNSAEAGGDTVTLDDILALKSGPPEVGSIAVQDAEMEKRKGEVIPDLVCMTNQELNVEKPLARSSEEWRGSGDDKVKTEAHPDTVPAGKEPPGAATSVTSQKPGSNQGRPEGSLGGTAPLIFPDSKNVPPAGVLAPEANPKAEEKENDTVMISPKQEGFPPKGYFPSGKKKGRPIGSVNKQKKQQQPPPPPPQPPQIPESSADGEPKPKKQRQRRERRKPGAQPRKRKTKQAVPIVEPQEPEIKLKYATQPLDKADAKNKTFFPYIHVVNKCELGAVCTIINAEEEEQTKLVRGRKGPRSLTPPPSSTESKALPASSFMLQGPVVTESSVVGHLVCCLCGKWASYRNMGDLFGPFYPQDYAATLPKNPPPKRATETQSKVKVRHKSTSNGSKTDTEEEEEQQKEQRSLATHPRFKRRHRSEDCGGGPRSLSRGLPCKKATTEGSSEKTVLDSKPSAPTTSEGGPELELQIPELPLDSNEFWVHEGCILWANGIYLVCGRLYGLQEALEIAREMKCSHCQEAGATLGCYNKGCSFRYHYPCATDADCSLREENFSVRCPKHKVRLWR, from the coding sequence ATGCAGTCCTTCCGGGAGCAGAGCAGTTACCACGGGAACCAGCAGAGCTACCCACAGGAGGCGCACGGCTCATCCCGGATAGAAGAGTTCAGCCCTCGCCAGGCCCAGATGTTCCAGAATTTTGGGGGTGcaggcagcggcggcggcagcagcggcAGTGGGCGACGAGGCACAGCAGTGGCTGCAGCAATGGCTAGCGAGACCTCTGGCCATCAGGGCTACCAGGGTTTCAGGAAAGAGGCTGGAGACTTCTACTACATGGCAGGCAACAAAGACCCTGTGGCAACAGGAACCCCACAGCCTCCTCAGCGAAGGCCTTCTGGGCCCGTGCAGAGCTATGGACCCCCTCAGGGGAGCAGCTTTGGCAATCAGTACGGGAGTGAGGGTCATGTGGGCCAGTTTCAAGCACAGCACTCCACCCTTGGTGGCGTGTCTCATTATCAGCAGGACTACGCGGGGCCTTTCTCTCCAGGGAGCGCCCAATACCAGCAGCAGGCTTCCAGCCAACAGCAGCAGCAAGCGCAGCAGCTGAGGCAGCAGCTTTACCAGGCCCACCAGTCCCTGCCGCCTGCGGGCCAGCCGGCGTCTGGCTCAGCCCACCTGCAGCCGATGCAGCGGCCCTCGGCTCTGCCATCCTCTGCTGCGGGCTACCAGCTACGAGTGGGTCAGTTTGGCCAGCACTACCAGTCTTCTGCTGCCTCCTCCTCGtcgtcctcctcctccttcccttcaccACAGCGTTTCGGCCAGTCTGGACAGAGCTACGACGGCAGCTACAGTGTGAATGCTGGATCCCAGTATGAAGGACACAGTGCAGGTTCTAATTCACAGGCTTATGGAACACAATCAAATTACAGCTATCAGCCTCAGTCTATGAAAAACTTTGAGCAGGCAAAGATTCCGCAGGGGACGCAGCAGGGCCAGGCACAGCCACAGCCGCCACAGCCGCCGCAGCAGCATCCCCCTCAGCATGTGATGCCATATACCAATGCTGCCGCCAAGCTGCCCCTGCAAGGCCAGGTGGGCCAGTACAGCCAGCCCGAGGTCCCTGTGAGGTCCCCCATGCAGTTTCACCAGAACTTCAGCCCCATTTCTAACCCTTCTCCAGCGGCCTCTGTGGTTCAGTCTCCAAGCTGTAGCTCTACCCCATCCCCTCTTATGCAGAGTGGGGAGAATCTCCAGTGTGGGCAAGGCAGTGTGCCCATGGGTTCCAGAAACAGAATTTTACAGTTAATGCCTCAGCTCAGCCCAACCCCGTCAATGATGCCCAGTCCTAACTCTCATACTGCAGGCTTCAAAGGGTTTGGGCTGGAAGGAGTGCCAGAAAAGCGGCTGACAGACCCTGGGTTGAGTAGTTTGAGTGCCCTGAGTACTCAAGTGGCCAATCTCCCTAATACTGTCCAGCACATGCTACTTTCTGATGCCCTGACACCTCAGAAGAAGACCTCCAAGAGGCCCTCCTCATCTTCTAAGAAAGCAGACAGCTGCACGAACTCCGAAGGCTCCTCACAGCCTGAAGAACAGCTGAAGTCCCCTATGGCAGAGTCGCTGGATGGAGGCTGCTCCAGCAGTTCTGAGGATCAGGGCGAGAGAGTGAGGCAGTTAAGTGGCCAGAGCACCAGCTCCGACACCACCTACAAGGGTGGAGCCTCAGAGAAGACTGGCTCCTCACCAGGACCTGGCACTCAGAATGAAGCCCCCGGACTCAGTGCCAGTCCTGCAGCCAGAGAAGAGGCCACCTCACCAGGTGCTAAGGACACGCCATTGTCATCTGAGGGCAACCCAAAAGTCAATGAGAAGACAGTTGGGGTGATTGTCTCGCGGGAAGCCATGACAAGTCGGGTAGAAAAGCCTGGTGGACAAGATAAAGGCTCCCAAGAGGATGATCCTGCAGCCACTCAGAGGCCACCCAGCACTGGTGGGGCAAAGGAAGCCAGTCACACATCACTTTCACAGCCAGAGCCTCCTGGGGGAGGAAGCAAAGGAAACAAGAGCGGAGACAGTAACTCGAACCACAGTGGAGAGGGAAATGGCCAGAGCGGGCACTCTGCAGTGGGCCCCAGTTTTGTAGGCAGAACTGAGTCTAGCAAGTCTCCTGGGAGCCTGCGCTACAGTTACAAAGATAGTTTTGGGTCAGCCATGCCGAGAAATGTCAGTGGCTTCCCGCAGTATCCTACAGGACAGGATAAGGGGGATTTCACTGGCCATGGGGAGCGGAAGGGTAGAAATGAGAAGTTCCCCAGCCTCCTGCAGGAAGTACTCCAGGGCTACCACCACCACCCTGACAGGAGGTATTCCAGGGGTGCTCAGGAGCATCAGGGCATAACTGCTGGCTTAGAAGGAGCCACGAGGCCTAATGTCTTGGTTAGTCAAACCAATGAATTAGCCAGCAGGGGCCTTTTGAACAAAAGCATTGGGTCCCTGTTAGAAAACCCCCACTGGGGCCCTTGGGAGAGGAAGCCAAGCAGCACAGCTcctgaaatgaaacaaatcaaTTTGGCCGACTATCCAATTCCCAGAAAATTCGAAATAGATCCTCAGTCATCAGCCCATGAGCCTGGGGGTTCCCTCTCTGAAAGAAGATCCGTGATTTGTGATATTTCTCCACTAAGACAGATTGTCAGGGACCCAGGAGCTCACTCACTGGGACACATGGGTGCTGACACCAGACTAGGGAGGAATGAACGTCTCAATCCAAGTTTAAGTCAGTCGGTCATTCTTCCAGGTGGGTTGGTGTCCATGGAAACAAAACTGAAATCTCAGAGTGGGCAGataaaagaggaagactttgAACAATCCAAATCCCAAACTAGTTTCAACAATAAGAAATCGGGAGAACATTGCCATCCTACTAGCATCAAGCATGAGTCCTACCGAGGCAATGCCAGCCCTGGAGCAGCAGCCCATGATTCCATCTCAGACTATGGCCCACAAGACAGCAGACCCACGCCAATGCGGCGGGTCCCTGGCAGAGTTGGTCGAGAGGGTATGAGGGGTCGGTCCCCTTCACAGTATCATGACTTCTCAGAAAAATTGAAGATGTCTCCTGGGAGGAGCAGAGGCCCAGGGGGAGACCCTCATCACATGAACCCACACATGGCCTTTTCAGAGAGGGCCAACAGGAGCTCCTTACATGCTCCCTTTTCTTCCAACTCTGAAAGCCTGGCTTCTGCTTATCACACAAATGCTCGGGCTCATGCTTATGGGGACCCCAGTGCAGGTTTGAATTCTCAGCTCCATTATAAGAGGCAGATGTACCAACAGCAACAGGAGGAGTATAAAGACTGGGGCAGCAGTTCTGCTCAGGGAGTCATCGCCGCTGCCCAGCATAGGCAGGAGGGACCACGGAAGAGCCCAAGGCAGCAGCAGTTTCTTGACAGAGTACGGAGCCCTCTGAAAAATGACAAAGATGGTATGATGTATGGCCCGCCAATGGGGACTTACCACGACCCCAGTGGTCAGGAAGGTGGGCGCTGCCTCCTGCCTACTGATGGTCTGTCTAACAAAGGCATTGAATTGAAGCACGGCTCCCAAAAGTTACAACAAGAGTCTTGTTGGGATCTCTCTCGGCAGACTTCTCCAGCCAAAAGCAGTGGTCCTCCAGGAATGTCTACTCAAAAAAGGTATGGACCACCCCACGAGACCGATGGACATGGACTAGCTGAGTCTACACAGTCATCCAAACCTAGTAATGTTATGCTAAGGCTTCCAGGTCAAGAGGATCATTCTTCTCAAAATCCCTTAATCATGAGGAGGCGTGTCCGGTCTTTTATCTCTCCCATTCCCAGTAAGAGACAGTCACAAGATGTGAAGAACAGTAACACCGAAGACAAAGGGCGCCTCCTTCATCCATCTAAAGAAGGCTCTGATAAAGCATTCAATTCCTATGCTCATCTTTCCCACAGCCAGGACATCAAGTCTCTCCCTAAGAGAGAATCTGCCAAGGACCTTCCAAGCCTGGATGGTAGAAACTGCCCTGCTGTTACACTCACAAGTCCTGCTAAGACCAAAATACTGCCCCCAAGAAAAGGACGGGGATTGAAATTGGAAGCTATAGTTCAGAAGATCACGTCCCCAAATATTAGGAGGAGTGCATCCTCAAACAGTGCAGAAGCTGGGGGAGACACGGTTACTCTTGATGACATACTGGCTTTGAAGAGTGGGCCTCCTGAGGTGGGGAGCATTGCTGTTCAGGATGCTGAGATGGAGAAGAGAAAAGGTGAGGTGATACCTGACCTGGTCTGTATGACAAACCAGGAGCTGAATGTAGAAAAGCCCCTTGCAAGGTCTTCAGAGGAGTGGCGTGGCAGTGGGGATGACAAAGTGAAGACTGAGGCACACCCAGACACAGTCCCTGCTGGGAAGGAACCCCCCGGTGCTGCGACATCTGTGACCTCACAGAAGCCTGGGAGTAATCAGGGGAGACCAGAGGGTTCCCTGGGTGGGACAGCACCTTTAATCTTCCCTGACTCAAAGAATGTACCTCCAGCGGGTGTGTTGGCCCCTGAGGCAAACCCCAAGGctgaagagaaagagaatgataCTGTGATGATTTCCCCCAAACAAGAAGGTTTCCCCCCAAAGGGGTATTTCCCATCCGGAAAGAAGAAGGGGAGACCCATTGGTAGTGTGAATAAGCAAAAGAAACAACAGCAGCCgcctcccccacctcctcagCCCCCTCAGATACCAGAAAGTTCTGCAGATGGAGAGCCAAAACCAAAAAAGCAGAggcaaaggagggagagaaggaagcctGGGGCGCAGCCAAGGAAGCGGAAAACCAAGCAAGCAGTCCCGATTGTAGAGCCTCAAGAACCGGAGATAAAACTGAAGTATGCCACCCAGCCACTGGATAAAGCCGACGCGAAGAACAAAACTTTCTTCCCTTATATCCATGTAGTGAATAAGTGTGAACTCGGAGCCGTCTGTACAATCATCAATGCTGAGGAGGAAGAACAGACCAAACTGGTGAGGGGTCGGAAGGGCCCACGGTCTCTGACCCCTCCGCCCAGCAGCACTGAAAGCAAGGCACTCCCGGCGTCGTCCTTCATGCTGCAGGGCCCTGTTGTGACAGAGTCTTCTGTTGTGGGGCACCTGGTTTGCTGTCTGTGTGGCAAGTGGGCCAGTTACCGGAACATGGGGGACCTCTTCGGACCCTTTTATCCCCAAGATTATGCAGCCACTCTCCCGAAGAATCCGCCTCCCAAGAGGGCCACGGAAACCCAGAGCAAAGTCAAGGTGCGTCACAAAAGCACTTCAAATGGCTCCAAGACGGAcactgaggaggaggaagagcagcaGAAGGAGCAAAGGAGCCTGGCCACCCACCCCAGGTTTAAGCGGCGGCACCGCTCTGAAGACTGTGGCGGAGGCCCTCGCTCCTTGTCCAGGGGGCTCCCTTGTAAAAAAGCAACCACCGAGGGCAGCAGCGAAAAGACAGTTTTGGACTCAAAGCCCTCCGCGCCCACCACTTCAGAAGGTGGCCCCGAGCTGGAGTTACAAATCCCTGAACTACCTCTTGACAGCAATGAATTTTGGGTCCACGAGGGCTGTATTCTCTGGGCCAATGGAATCTACCTGGTCTGTGGCAGGCTCTATGGTCTGCAGGAAGCGCTGGAAATAGCCAGAGAGATG